In Drosophila subpulchrella strain 33 F10 #4 breed RU33 chromosome 3R, RU_Dsub_v1.1 Primary Assembly, whole genome shotgun sequence, the following are encoded in one genomic region:
- the LOC119563487 gene encoding coiled-coil domain-containing protein 174: protein MNDPNKAISVNLSSLLSLKAELLRKQHEVRVAKATQASTTDYRPSKSSTDKVESQDRGYKKVGSSNDGAKVYEAEDPAQLDKSRRVLEAKSKFYDRMSRSGGTLNSDDNCLVMFNRKKQEADQEPSALRGDPRQRLSSSSSSSDDEQVQDDDEVEYIDCLGRTRKCLRKDLKEAQKRDRQLAESMPERLDQTKANWMIDTKGSRDQDRAHNSDNDDDAESCFGPRPSESVFSDALSTMTKHDEQRLNWERKEIENVEKPDVHYQDVFFDEARTHGAGYYAFSTDEEERRKQQLDLEMARKETTAEQTRRDEMRAKRDSLVADRVLAAKNRIRARNGLPPISKEEYEREEQKKRDESAAEAEEREREELEKKATIEKAKAKEEAELEELRKDHVRDWDKDKPGVGKRGDSDGDESPEEEWNYRAERLPMSQEEWNEKQRAQRQTEFAPMPEQVPLKRSNFSSMPPPPSPSWHSGQEPEFNNFHSTKQEKKFQRRNYSTYKEDNYDGEPNTSARGLGAAIPPPPGLDVSAPTPAAKRPKTQDDLERSIEAGLKFLRENCDKGVMGNKATWTAKADY from the coding sequence ATGAACGATCCAAACAAAGCCATCAGTGTAAACCTATCCTCGCTGCTCAGCCTGAAGGCGGAACTCCTAAGGAAGCAGCATGAGGTCAGGGTGGCCAAGGCCACGCAGGCATCCACCACCGATTACCGCCCTAGCAAAAGCAGCACCGACAAGGTGGAATCCCAAGATCGGGGTTACAAGAAGGTCGGGAGCAGCAACGATGGCGCCAAGGTGTACGAGGCGGAGGACCCTGCCCAGCTGGACAAATCGCGGCGCGTCCTGGAGGCCAAAAGCAAGTTCTACGACCGGATGAGCCGCTCTGGCGGCACCCTCAACTCCGATGACAACTGCCTCGTGATGTTCAACCGCAAGAAGCAGGAGGCAGACCAGGAGCCGTCAGCGCTGAGGGGTGATCCACGCCAGCGGCTGAGCAGTAGCAGCAGTTCCAGCGATGATGAACAAGTCCAGGACGATGACGAGGTGGAGTACATTGATTGCCTTGGACGCACCAGAAAGTGTCTTAGGAAGGACCTAAAGGAGGCCCAGAAACGCGACCGCCAACTAGCCGAGAGCATGCCGGAGCGCTTAGATCAGACCAAGGCCAACTGGATGATAGATACGAAAGGTAGTCGGGACCAAGACAGAGCCCACAATAGCGACAATGACGACGATGCTGAATCCTGCTTTGGACCGAGGCCCTCGGAGAGCGTCTTCAGCGATGCCCTGTCCACCATGACCAAGCACGATGAGCAACGCTTGAACTGGGAGCGCAAGGAGATTGAAAATGTTGAGAAACCCGATGTCCATTACCAGGATGTCTTCTTTGACGAGGCGCGCACCCACGGCGCTGGCTACTATGCCTTTTCCACGGACGAGGAGGAGCGCAGAAAGCAGCAGCTGGACCTGGAAATGGCTCGCAAGGAAACGACTGCGGAACAAACGCGCCGGGACGAGATGCGCGCCAAGCGGGACAGCCTGGTGGCCGATCGCGTGCTGGCCGCCAAAAACAGGATCCGAGCGCGCAATGGCTTGCCACCAATCAGCAAGGAGGAGTACGAGCGGGAGGAGCAGAAAAAGAGGGATGAATCAGCGGCCGAAGCCGAAGAGCGAGAGCGGGAGGAGCTAGAAAAGAAGGCAACCATTGAGAAAGCCAAGGCGAAGGAGGAGGCTGAACTGGAAGAACTACGAAAGGATCATGTACGTGATTGGGACAAAGATAAGCCTGGTGTGGGCAAGCGAGGTGACTCAGATGGCGACGAATCACCCGAGGAGGAGTGGAATTATAGGGCCGAACGGCTGCCCATGTCCCAGGAGGAGTGGAACGAGAAGCAGCGGGCCCAGCGACAGACAGAGTTTGCACCCATGCCGGAGCAGGTTCCCCTTAAGCGCAGCAACTTCAGCAGCATGCCACCGCCTCCGTCTCCATCGTGGCACAGCGGCCAGGAGCCGGAGTTCAACAACTTCCATAGCACCAAGCAGGAGAAGAAGTTTCAGCGGCGAAACTATAGCACCTACAAGGAAGACAATTATGATGGAGAACCCAACACATCTGCTCGTGGTCTGGGTGCTGCCATACCTCCACCTCCAGGGTTGGATGTCTCTGCTCCTACGCCTGCTGCAAAGCGGCCCAAGACCCAGGACGATCTCGAGCGTTCCATCGAAGCTGGTCTGAAGTTCCTGCGAGAGAACTGCGACAAGGGCGTCATGGGCAACAAAGCTACGTGGACGGCCAAGGCGGACTACTAA
- the LOC119563047 gene encoding translation initiation factor IF-2-like isoform X1: protein MTSHNCVLHCYHKLLQERAARQDEGQPQNVVPRQASPPQQQVPPQRNRQVDHQSARGPIAPPTRDQVDPPIAQRQQEASHQNQQQSGCEPRNPHPVSAPQQHVAPTAPPATIAPREGEAPQQRARPSVMVSPPAERVGPSNAQQVAPVPSRQGEPSQQQAKPRVVGQQQARSNVQVSPTIQEEASHSRAKKTDIVSPPGPSQQKKSQPHVKSEPMRSEVESTHSIRMVEVAQKRNGQRQEKGPPKKLTRNGIPVVFEESRKDTMIGLWEHIARKIKRGVYDLQPVKKGQCPTCRRRMSCGLAPHQAICRPEMYTLGCPCGYLCSTIGSLNSHHATCDFYLENFNIINIQD from the exons ATGACTTCACATAATTGTGTTTTACATTGCTATCACAAGCTGCTGCAAGAAAGGGCAGCTCGGCAGGATGAAGGACAACCCCAG AACGTCGTACCCCGGCAGGCTTCTCCGCCACAACAGCAAGTGCCTCCTCAGCGAAACCGTCAAGTTGATCATCAGAGTGCTCGTGGTCCCATTGCACCACCGACTCGCGACCAAGTTGATCCTCCGATAGCCCAACGCCAGCAGGAGGCATCCCATCAAAATCAGCAGCAGTCGGGCTGTGAACCTCGTAATCCTCATCCAGTTTCTGCGCCGCAGCAGCACGTGGCACCTACTGCCCCACCTGCTACCATAGCACCACGTGAGGGAGAAGCACCCCAACAACGGGCTAGACCCAGCGTTATGGTTTCTCCACCAGCAGAGCGGGTGGGCCCTTCGAATGCCCAGCAAGTGGCTCCCGTTCCATCACGTCAGGGAGAGCCATCCCAACAACAGGCCAAACCGAGAGTTGTAGGCCAACAGCAGGCCAGATCGAATGTCCAAGTTTCTCCTACGATTCAGGAGGAAGCATCTCATTCACGTGCCAAAAAGACCGATATAGTTTCCCCACCAGGACCAAGTCAGCAAAAGAAATCTCAACCACACGTCAAGTCTGAACCGATGCGTTCTGAAGTTGAATCGACACATAGCATACGCATGGTAGAGGTGGCCCAGAAACGGAACGGACAACGCCAGGAGAAGGGACCACCAAAAAAACTTACCAGGAATGGGATTCCTGTGGTTTTCGAGGAATCAAGAAAAGATACTATGATTGGGTTGTGGGAGCATATTGCTCGGAAAATTAAGAGAGGAGTGTACGATTTGCAGCCGGTGAAGAAGGGTCAGTGCCCCACCTGCCGCCGCAGGATGAGTTGTGGCCTCGCTCCCCACCAGGCTATTTGTCGTCCGGAAATGTACACACTTGGCTGCCCCTGTGGATATCTGTGCTCGACAATCGGAAGTCTTAACAGTCATCATGCGACTTGCGACTTCTACTTGgagaattttaatattattaatattcaGGACTGA
- the LOC119563046 gene encoding hexosaminidase D: MHSNLWIFIWRRKLSFLLVVSGLVLLGLWTWAILIDTTAAAQPPAASSSSERLQQQQQQSAGYQQVHIIQKLIAQANRVLRADRLRDNAVEKSPSPVQRLGNVRFLRPTQAKKAPLPMSESYLFEQERLKILEQQQRQKNAGMEELNANAEDERMLSSAERQTQYEHELQRMGVPVVAGIGPDGPRAPAERLVHLDLKGAPPKLSFLKQLLPMLRALGATGLLIEYEDMFPYSGVLQPLAAHNAYKEDELKDFLESAALHGLSVMPLVQTFGHMEYVLKLSGFEQLRELALSPQSICPSQPQSMALLEQMLTQVIELHSQCLGQATPASAVPSAPIRFTHIHIGCDEVQRMGECTTCRQRMRSELFLSHVVSLAHFIRRQWPHLGVIIWDDQLRSMSLSELQHSQVGSYVEPMVWVYASDIYRFIQPQLWDTYAKVFPSAWTASAFKGAFGESLLVPPLQHHLENNIRWLAVIAKEGGRFSKGLRGIALTGWQRYDHFAVLCELLPVGIPSLMTSLSTVSKGYFSTNPRDNELLRVLQCVFQPDSRRSGRPWLELHPNAHHSQLFAVCNYPGHMVFKFALRLFDKLAEMGLYLQQTREQSAWLSDYNVRHNFSSPLRVRELTARTPMLIEELRAMAREAQQLLWEVYDEYTVTEFVEQHIYPTIEALQRQLARAEMLLQRRTWPQRPLPLQLKVQEDMGLVTHQQQP, encoded by the exons ATGCACTCAAATCTGTGGATATTTATTTGGCGCCGGAAACTTTCCTTCCTGCTTGTCGTGTCTGGCCTGGTACTTCTCGGCCTCTGGACCTGGGCCATACTAATCGATACAACAGCCGCCGCACAGCCTCCAGCCGCCTCCTCCAGTTCTGAGCGcctgcagcaacagcagcagcagtccgCCGGTTACCAGCAGGTGCACATCATCCAGAAGCTGATTGCCCAGGCCAACCGGGTGCTGAGAGCCGACCGTCTGAGGGACAACGCCGTCGAGAAGTCGCCCTCGCCAGTCCAGCGTTTGGGTAACGTGCGCTTCCTGCGGCCCACGCAGGCCAAGAAGGCCCCGCTGCCCATGTCCGAGAGCTATCTATTCGAGCAGGAGCGCCTCAAGATCCTCGAGCAACAGCAGCGACAAAAGAACGCCGGCATGGAGGAACTGAATGCCAATGCCGAAGATGAGCGAATGCTCAGTTCGGCAGAGCGACAGACGCAGTACGAGCACGAGCTCCAGCGGATGGGGGTGCCGGTGGTGGCCGGGATCGGGCCAGATGGTCCTAGGGCTCCCGCCGAGCGTCTTGTGCATCTGGACCTCAAGGGAGCCCCGCCCAAGCTGAGTTTCCTCAAGCAACTGCTGCCCATGCTGCGGGCGCTGGGAGCCACGGGTCTGCTCATCGAGTACGAGGACATGTTCCCCTACAGCGGTGTCCTGCAGCCACTCGCGGCGCACAATGCCTATAAAGAGGACGAACTGAAG GACTTCCTCGAGAGCGCTGCCCTACATGGTCTGAGCGTGATGCCCCTTGTCCAAACCTTTGGGCACATGGAATACGTCCTCAAATTATCCGGCTTCGAGCAACTGCGCGAGCTGGCGCTTAGTCCACAGTCGATCTGCCCCAGCCAACCGCAGAGTATGGCGCTCCTGGAGCAGATGCTAACTCAAGTGATTGAGCTGCATTCGCAGTGCTTGGGCCAGGCTACGCCAGCGTCTGCCGTTCCCTCGGCACCCATTCGTTTCACCCACATCCATATTGGATGCGACGAGGTGCAGCGCATGGGCGAGTGCACCACCTGTCGCCAGAGAATGCGCAGTGAGCTCTTCCTCTCGCACGTGGTCAGCCTGGCGCACTTTATCCGCCGCCAGTGGCCACATTTGGGTGTCATCATCTGGGACGACCAGTTGCGATCGATGTCCCTCAGCGAGCTGCAGCACTCGCAGGTGGGCAGCTACGTGGAGCCCATGGTGTGGGTGTATGCCAGCGATATCTACCGATTCATCCAGCCACAGCTGTGGGATACCTACGCCAAGGTCTTTCCCAGCGCCTGGACGGCTTCCGCTTTTAAGGGAGCCTTTGGCGAAAGCTTGTTGGTGCCGCCGCTGCAGCATCATCTGGAGAATAACATTCGCTGGCTGGCGGTGATTGCCAAGGAGGGCGGACGATTCTCCAAGGGATTGAGGGGTATTGCCCTGACCGGATGGCAGCGGTACGATCACTTCGCTGTGCTTTGTGAACTCCTGCCCGTGGGCATTCCCAGCCTGATGACGTCGCTGTCCACCGTTTCCAAGGGCTACTTCAGCACAAATCCGCGGGACAATGAATTGCTGCGCGTGCTGCAGTGCGTTTTCCAGCCGGACAGCCGACGATCAGGTCGTCCCTGGCTGGAACTGCATCCGAATGCCCATCACAGCCAGCTATTCGCCGTCTGCAACTATCCGGGTCACATGGTTTTCAAGTTCGCCCTGCGCCTTTTCGACAAGCTGGCCGAGATGGGACTCTATCTGCAGCAGACCCGCGAACAAAGCGCCTGGCTCTCCGACTACAATGTGCGGCACAACTTCAGTTCGCCGTTGAGAGTGCGGGAACTGACCGCCAGGACGCCAATGCTGATCGAGGAGCTGCGTGCCATGGCGCGGGAGGCACAGCAGCTGCTGTGGGAGGTGTACGATGAGTACACGGTGACGGAGTTTGTGGAGCAGCACATTTATCCCACCATCGAGGCATTGCAGCGGCAGCTGGCCAGAGCGGAGATGCTGCTCCAAAGGCGCACCTGGCCACAAAGACCACTTCCGCTGCAATTAAAGGTACAGGAGGACATGGGACTTGTGACGCATCAGCAGCAACCATGA
- the LOC119563490 gene encoding uncharacterized protein LOC119563490: MGITETAATTTTTTGMGAANAVEGKQILSLEAFQDIFKHVEPEVQIDAFELTQGSDRGDNYTAALYRIKLTGKRRDLKWEQNVICKVMPESLVAREAYKSDKLFRNEVEFYTTIMPELLKFQASKTEQDTPVFNAIPKCYSARHDLLIMEDLRERGFQMSDRHKGLSLEETQSVLLQVAQLHALSLAYKFENPLDFSKLCSVISEGIFCTDNTSWYRNYYERLTKNAIQMVSEVLPADSKYVLAISKFAESSSFFGRMVQLASAESPLSAICHGDCWVNNFLYHYDPEDPQRVLEVALLDFQLIRYSSIALDIANLLYCCTTKEMRDAQLQTLLKTYTQELFRWLQILCTNLPDHCDTLEKLQDLFAEELKTYGRFALGLAMDILPISTCSSEDAPDMYLKRSDDLEEDVGAPTLNFPPNDLCRKKMSEIVIDMVDRDML; this comes from the exons ATGGGTATTACGgaaacggcagcaacaaccacaacaacaaccgGAATGGGAGCGGCAAACGCCGTGGAGGGCAAACAAATCCTGTCGCTCGAGGCGTTCCAGGATATTTTCAAGCACGTGGAACCGGAAGTGCAGATTGATGCCTTTGAG CTGACCCAGGGCTCCGACCGGGGTGACAACTATACTGCCGCCTTGTATCGCATAAAGCTCACCGGAAAACGACGGGATCTCAAGTGGGAACAGAACGTCATCTGCAAGGTGATGCCGGAAAGCCTGGTCGCCCGGGAGGCCTACAAGAGcgacaagctcttccg CAACGAGGTGGAGTTCTACACCACCATTATGCCAGAACTGCTTAAGTTCCAAGCCAGCAAAACGGAACAGGACACTCCTGTGTTCAATGCCATCCCCAAGTGCTATTCGGCCAGGCATGATCTGCTTATAATGG AGGATCTTCGCGAACGGGGCTTCCAGATGTCCGACCGCCACAAAGGCCTCAGTTTGGAGGAGACGCAGTCCGTCCTGCTGCAGGTGGCCCAGCTGCATGCCCTCAGTCTGGCATACAAGTTCGAGAATCCGTTGGACTTCAGCAAGCTGTGCAGCGTGATCAGCGAGGGTATCTTCTGCACGGACAACACGAGTTGGTATCGCAACTACTACGAGCGCCTCACCAAGAACGCCATCCAAATGGTGTCCGAGGTGCTGCCCGCGGACTCCAAATATGTCCTGGCCATCAGTAAATTTGCCGAGAGCTCCTCCTTCTTTGGCCGGATGGTTCAGTTGGCCAGCGCCGAGTCGCCTTTATCGGCCATTTGTCACGGCGACTGTTGGGTGAACAACTTTCTGTACCATTACGACCCAGAGGATCCGCAGCGGGTGCTGGAGGTGGCCCTGCTCGACTTCCAGCTGATACGCTACAGCTCCATTGCCCTGGACATTGCCAATCTGCTGTACTGCTGCACCACCAAGGAGATGCGGGATGCCCAGCTGCAGACTCTGCTCAAGACCTATACGCAGGAGCTGTTTCGATGGCTGCAGATCCTGTGCACAAATTTGCCCGACCACTGCGACACATTGGAGAAGCTGCAGGATCT TTTTGCCGAAGAGCTGAAGACTTACGGACGCTTTGCTCTTGGCCTGGCCATGGATATCCTTCCCATCAGCACGTGCTCCTCGGAAGATGCCCCGGATATGTACTTAAAGCGAAGCGACGATCTCGAGGAGGATGTGGGCGCGCCCACGCTCAACTTTCCACCCAACGATCTGTGCCGCAAGAAAATGTCCGAGATTGTCATCGATATGGTGGATCGGGACATGCTTTAG
- the LOC119563047 gene encoding developmental and secondary metabolism regulator VEL1-like isoform X2 gives MTSHNCVLHCYHKLLQERAARQDEGQPQASPPQQQVPPQRNRQVDHQSARGPIAPPTRDQVDPPIAQRQQEASHQNQQQSGCEPRNPHPVSAPQQHVAPTAPPATIAPREGEAPQQRARPSVMVSPPAERVGPSNAQQVAPVPSRQGEPSQQQAKPRVVGQQQARSNVQVSPTIQEEASHSRAKKTDIVSPPGPSQQKKSQPHVKSEPMRSEVESTHSIRMVEVAQKRNGQRQEKGPPKKLTRNGIPVVFEESRKDTMIGLWEHIARKIKRGVYDLQPVKKGQCPTCRRRMSCGLAPHQAICRPEMYTLGCPCGYLCSTIGSLNSHHATCDFYLENFNIINIQD, from the exons ATGACTTCACATAATTGTGTTTTACATTGCTATCACAAGCTGCTGCAAGAAAGGGCAGCTCGGCAGGATGAAGGACAACCCCAG GCTTCTCCGCCACAACAGCAAGTGCCTCCTCAGCGAAACCGTCAAGTTGATCATCAGAGTGCTCGTGGTCCCATTGCACCACCGACTCGCGACCAAGTTGATCCTCCGATAGCCCAACGCCAGCAGGAGGCATCCCATCAAAATCAGCAGCAGTCGGGCTGTGAACCTCGTAATCCTCATCCAGTTTCTGCGCCGCAGCAGCACGTGGCACCTACTGCCCCACCTGCTACCATAGCACCACGTGAGGGAGAAGCACCCCAACAACGGGCTAGACCCAGCGTTATGGTTTCTCCACCAGCAGAGCGGGTGGGCCCTTCGAATGCCCAGCAAGTGGCTCCCGTTCCATCACGTCAGGGAGAGCCATCCCAACAACAGGCCAAACCGAGAGTTGTAGGCCAACAGCAGGCCAGATCGAATGTCCAAGTTTCTCCTACGATTCAGGAGGAAGCATCTCATTCACGTGCCAAAAAGACCGATATAGTTTCCCCACCAGGACCAAGTCAGCAAAAGAAATCTCAACCACACGTCAAGTCTGAACCGATGCGTTCTGAAGTTGAATCGACACATAGCATACGCATGGTAGAGGTGGCCCAGAAACGGAACGGACAACGCCAGGAGAAGGGACCACCAAAAAAACTTACCAGGAATGGGATTCCTGTGGTTTTCGAGGAATCAAGAAAAGATACTATGATTGGGTTGTGGGAGCATATTGCTCGGAAAATTAAGAGAGGAGTGTACGATTTGCAGCCGGTGAAGAAGGGTCAGTGCCCCACCTGCCGCCGCAGGATGAGTTGTGGCCTCGCTCCCCACCAGGCTATTTGTCGTCCGGAAATGTACACACTTGGCTGCCCCTGTGGATATCTGTGCTCGACAATCGGAAGTCTTAACAGTCATCATGCGACTTGCGACTTCTACTTGgagaattttaatattattaatattcaGGACTGA